The Spirosoma sp. SC4-14 DNA window TCGTCGGACGAAACCGTTGCGGCCCCATCCAGCGGAATATAGATCCGAGTGCCTTTATTACTGGCAACGTTAGCCCGAATAGTGAGATTATCGAGTGGGCCATAAAGTTCGGCCTTTCCCGTAACAACCGCCTGCCCGTAGAACAGGTCGTTGTCTTTAACGGTTGTATTTAGAATTTTAAAATTTTTCAGATCGGCATCGAACCCCAATGTAAAGTAGCGAAATCCGTCGTGATAAACACCCCCCCGAACCTGAGCCGTATTACCGTCGGGGTCACGCAGGGTTAGTTTTCGGGCAATGATTTCGTTTTCGCCAAAATAAATTTTGTCATCAAATGTAAAGTCGACCTTGAGGTAATCAAATCGGCCACGGCCACCCGTTATGGTTACGTCGCCATTTAGTATGGGCGCACCGGGTGTACCCGAAATAGCCACAACACCGGCTGCCGTTCCACCCAAATTCGAGAACAAATCCGTTGTGAAGGCTTCCAGTATATGCAGATCGGCATTATTGACATTTGCCTTCAACGCCAGGGGGTCGGTTTTCAATTCGGGTTTGTAAGTACCCGTAAGCGTCAGCACATCGGTTCCATTCCGGTTCAGATTAGCATTCACATTGAGTCGTTGCGTTGCCTGATCCCAGGCTGCCCGGCCGTGCAGATTTCCTACCAGCGCTTTTTCGTAGGAGAGTGTATCAACCGTAAATTCGCTTTCGATAATGGGGGTTGCATATACGTCGCGTATGGTTGCGGTCCCATTGAGCGTTCCGCCCAACTTTGTGCGTAACAAAGGATTCAACGACCGGAGCAGAAAATTCTGCGCTTGCAGATTCATCCGCTGAACTGAATCGGCCGATAATTTACCCGACACCCGAATCAATTGATCCAGGTTTTCGACCGACAGATTCTGAACAGTATACTCATCACCCACTTTCCGAATCAGGCTGGCCGGGTTAAGCGTCCAGTCACCATCCAGCACCCGCACCTTCGATCGGTTAAACGTCAGATCGACGGCATCGCCCTTGAACCGCATCGTACCGTTCAACTCGGCCCGATTTGTGCTGCCTACCTGTTCAATACTGCTGGTAAAGTTGATGTGATCGACATCCCACGATGCTTCGGCCTGCCAATTACGGGTTGGCAATAACGAACTTAACGTCTGCCGCTGTGAGGTCAGAATGGCCGACGCCAAAACGTCGCCGTCGTAGGTAAATTTCGATGTTGTCAGGTCCAGATCGCTGGGGCCAAAACCCAGCTTCCCGAATCGCAAGGAGTCGGTTTTAACGGTGGCAGTCAGGAAGGCAGTATTATCTTCCGTAAATCGGCCTTCCAGCCGCGAAGCCGGAGCTATATAAATCCTGGGATTCAGGAAAGCGATTAATGGATCAATATCTTTGGCAATAAACTGATAATCGATAGTATATCGCTCAAAAAGAACATTTTTTCGCTTACTGAGCTGTTGTTTTCTCTGCTCATAATAGGCTTTCATACCAGCCGCATCACCCGCAAAATGCATCTGGTATTCGCGCACCAGCCGGGTCAGGTCATCAATCGTTTGCTGAGGCTGAAAGTTACCCTGAAGGCGTGTCGTCAGAAAATCCGAATTAAGGTCAAAATAACGTTGCGTGCCAATTGAGTCGCGCCGTTCAATAGACGACAGCAGGGTCAGCGTACCGATGTTCAGGTTACGTTTATTCAGGCTAACCTCACTATTATAAAAACTGGCATTACCCACAATATCATCGAGCGTATTACCCTCCAGCTTCAGATCCAGATCGGTTTTAACAACCAGCGAATCAGACAAATAGCCCATGGCCCGCAAATCGGCGTGTCGAACAACTCCTTGTATGTCGTATCGGTTTCGTGGCTTCCGCAAATTAAACTCACCCGACAGCGAAAAATTCAGGTTAGGGTCGCTCAGATCCAACTGCCCCTGAAAAAATGCCTTCTGTAAATTTCCACGGGCCGCTACGTTCCGATAATCGTAGCCCTGCCAGCCAAAACGGCTCAACCGGCTATCGATGTCAATACTGGCTCGTTCGATATCAGTGCCATGACCAACTATTTTTCCTTCGCCATCCAGCTTACCAAATTGGGCTGGCTGGTCAATTAGTTGCCCGATCTCCAGATTTTCACTCCGCAGGTTAGCCGTATAGGTTGTCTGGTCGGAGTTATCGGCCAGCTTCAAGGCCAAATCACCTATTACGGTGCCGATGCTGGTCCGAAATTCGCCCTTTGCCTTAAAATTATCGAATGCGCCTACAAATGTGGTTTTGAAGGCCACCGTACCCAATTTTTGAATCGTATGATTAAATGCGGTATCGGGATAATACTGCCGAATATCGGCCATATTCACCTCCGACGGTGTAAAGTCGAAATCAACAGTTGTACGGTCAATATCGGGCAATCCTTTCCAGGCTATTGTTCCCGCCAACCGGCTACGGGCTCCAGCCCCAAATCGAAGATCCGTACGACTCAATCGAAAGTCATTGACTGTACCCGTAAATACACCCGTCAGAAACCAGGTTTCGTTCAGTTCGCGCAGGTATTCGGAAAAGTAGCCTAAATCGTTCGACTTCACTTCACTATCGCGGAAGTTTGCATGCATCAGCACACGGCTGTTGAAATCACCAAATGCCGATGGTTTGTCGTATAGAAATGTGATATTGTTCCTAATAATCGAGTTGCCGATATGCGCATCGAGCTTCGCCAGCTCCATTTTTGTATTACAGTACAAAAACTGTGTATCGAGCTTTCGTATTTTAATTTTCGAGTCCCGATCAAAGCCCGATAAGCCCTTAAGGTCAAGGGCAATGGTATCGCCAAGCACCAGAAAATTGCTAACTTCGGCGGTCAGGTTTTTCAGGGTAAAATGGTTGTAATCGAAGCGGTTACGATCGTGCATGAAGGGCTCACGCGGGTCTTCGAGCGTGTAAGCTCCTTCAACCAGGTGGATGTGGCTAACCGTAAACGGAACGTTCTGATCAGGAATACTGGGCTTTGTTGGATCGGATGTCAGTTCTTCGATACGGGCAATAAATTCATCGAGATTCGTATCGCCCGTTTTCGGATTTTTGATCATCCGTACATCTGGGCGATATAGCACTATTTCGTCCAGATGAATAGTATGTGCTGATGAATCGATAAGATTTTGCAGATCGTAATCGGCATCGAGCCGTCCAACCTGAATCATTGGACGCCCTTCGCGATCGCGAATACGAATTCCGGTCAACGTAACCGAATCGAACCATTTAATTGAAACACCCTGAATATCAACCGGAAACTGGAGTTTATCGGATAAGCGCGTGGCCAATTCGCTCACCACCCGAGTCTGTACAGCCGGTATTTGCAGCCCCAGCACAATGCCTAGCAGCAAGCCCGTTACCGTTAGTAGCAGGTAGAGCAGTGTTTTAAGGAATATGGCGAAGAATTGACGCATTCGGGCCAGAAATGCCTAATATACAATGATTAACAGAAAAACCGTTACCGTTTAGACTTGTTATTAAAGATTCGTCATTTATTATTTCCAGTAATGACGAATGACTTATGCACCAATGACATTCATACTATGTTCATCAGACAACTACCAGAGGGAACGGTTTAGTATCAACTTCCATTATATATTCTACAACAATCATTATCTATTAGTTTTGTACGGTGAATATTTTAGCCATTGAATCTTCCTGCGACGAGACATCGGCTGCCGTTTTAGCTGACGGTCAGCTCAAATCCAATATCATTGCTACGCAGTTGGTTCATGAACAGTATGGCGGAGTAGTGCCTGAGCTGGCCTCCCGCGCCCATCAACAGCATATTTTACCGGTTGTGGCCCGAGCGTTAGCCGACGCAAATATAGCCAAAACCGACCTGTCGGCCATTGCTTTTACGCGTGGTCCGGGTTTACTGGGTTCATTGCTGGTTGGCGCTTCGTTTGCTAAAGCACTGGCGCTGGGCCTGAACATCCCGCTAATTGAGGTCAATCATATGCAGGCTCACATTCTGGCTCACTTCATCGATGACCAGGAGGGTGCATCTCCGAAACCCAAACCCAGCTTTCCGTTTCTGTGTCTGACCGTGAGCGGAGGGCATACGCAACTGGTTCAGATCAACAGTCCACTCGACATGGAGGTTATCGGCCAAACTCAGGACGACGCGGTTGGCGAAGCGTTCGATAAATCGGCAAAGTTGCTCAATCTGCCATATCCGGGCGGACCACTGATCGACAACTATGCCAGAACGGGCAATCCGCTGGCCTATAAATTCCCTATGGGCGAAATGCCGGGTCTGGATTTTTCATTTAGTGGTATTAAAACAGCCATTTTATATTTTCTCCGCGACAATGTTCGAGCGAATCCCGACTTTATTACGCAAAATCTACCCGATATTTGCGCCAGCATCCAGCATACGCTGGTGCAAATGCTGCTCACAAAACTAAAGCGGGCTGCTCGCGAAACTGGTATTCGCGATATTGCTATTGCGGGTGGCGTATCGGCAAACAGTGGGCTTCGATCAGCATTGACCCAACTGGGCACCGAGCAAAACTGGACTATCTATATTCCTCGTTTTGAGTACTGTACCGACAACGCAGCCATGATTGCGATGGCTGCTCATTTTAAATACATACAGGGTGATTTTACTGATCAAACTGTTAGCCCATTGCCCAGAATGAGTTTTTAACCATTTATGATTTACGGTATTCGGTTTACGGTTGCGTTGCGCGAGAAGGATGTTTGCTCTTATGCGAAGCAACCGTAAACCGAATACTATTCCCCACCAGCCATGATAACCATATCGGAACTCCATATTTATCCCATCAAATCGCTCGGTGGTATTTCGGTAACAGAAGCGGTTGTTGAAGCCAAAGGATTGCGTTTCGACCGCCGTTTTATGCTTGTTTCGCCCGATGGTCAGTTTATTACCCAGCGGGCAAATCAACAGATGGCGCTGATTGATGTGGCCATTGAGGGTACTCAACTACGGGTATGGCACCGCAACCAGCCCGATAATGTACTGGAACTGCCGTTACTCCCAGCCGATCGACCCCACGATCAGGAAACAATGCAGGTTAGCATCTGGGATAGTCATAACGTTCCGGCCGTTACCGTTGGCGAACATGCCGACCAATGGTTTTCCAATGCGCTTGGCCAATTGTGCCGGTTGGTGTTCATGCCCGAAAGCACGCACCGCACTGTCGATCCCAGGTATGCCCGCCAGCACGATGCGGTTAGCTTTGCCGATGGCTATCCCTATCTGCTGATTGGCGAATCGTCGCTCGACGAACTGAATCGCCGGTTGCCGTCCAGTCACGAGCATCCGGCTCAACCGCTCAGTATGATTCGGTTTCGCCCCAATATCGTCGTTAAGGGCAGCGATCCGTATGATGAAGATACCTGGGCGCATTTTCGCATCAACGATATTGATTTTTATGGTGTTAAACCCTGTGCTCGTTGTGTATTAACAACAATTGATCCGGCAACGGGCCACAAAGGCAAAGAGCCCCTCCGAACACTGGCCACCTATCGGCACTGGAACAATAAAATTTTATTTGGCCAGAATGTACTGGCCGAAGCAATGACGGCGGGCACGCTGGGAGCTCTACGGATTGGGCAAACGGTTGAGATACTGCACCGTCAGGAGCCGTGGCTGGCACCGCCCGTATCCGTTTTCTGAAATCGTATTGACTCCTGAAACCTACAAAGACTTTCGGAGTTTATGGCTATTAGTTACCTGTAAATAGAGTCCTTTGCTTACACCTTTACGCAACGCTTATTACCTGAGCCTACCAGTCGTATTCGGAGCCGTGTTGTCGAATCGTATGGCCGCCCGCTTATCCGACGTATCGCCAGTCCATTGGGCCACACCTATTGTACTGGCGTTGGTTGTATTTATTATTTATACGGTCGATCGACTGCTCGACATTCGTAAATCGGGCTTTTCGGCAACAGCCCGGCACAACTTTCACCATCGGTATGCTCCCCTGCTCTGGCGTGCAGTAGTGGGCGCTTCCCTTTTAGCCCTCGTCCTGACGTTCTTTCTGCCGGGTAGCGTTATCAGATTTGGCATCGTTCTGGGAGGTTTTTGTGCGGCCTATATAGGTGCCGTATTTCGGCTTCCGGCCCGGCACCCGGCATTGCTCCTGAAAGAACCGTTGGTAGCTGTTCTTTATTCGGTTGGTGTGTGGGGCAGTGTGTGGGTTCAGCGGCCAAAGCTTAGTGGGGTTGAATTTGTCGAGTTCCTGATGTTTTTGGGTATTGCATTTCAGAACCTACTGCTATTTGCCGTTATGGAAGATCAGGAATTTCCGAATCAGCCCGACTTTTCGCTGGCGACCGTCTGGGGAGCCGATCGAAGCGATACACTATTGCGCTGGCTGACCTTTCTGATTATTGCGACAGGGTTAGGGCTTTGCTTTTTTACTGTCGATCGTTTTGCACAACGATCGGCCATCATGCTGGCCATTATGAGCTTAACCTTATACGGCATCCAGCGCTATCCGGCTTATTTTCTTAACCATGAACGCTACCGTTGGCTGGGCGATGCCGTATTCTGGTTTCCAGCGCTGGTGCTCTAAGCAGCTATAGTAGGGTTATGCAGTATTGATTCGAGTCAATCTGGCTGAAGCAACTCCTCCGAATTCTGCCCGATATTTGTCTTATGAAAATCGATCATATAGCCCTTTGGGTTCGCGACCTGGAACAGCTACGGCAGTTTTACGAAACCTATTTCAATGCCGTTGCCAATGCTAAATACATCAATGACAAAACGGGCTTTTCGTCCTATTTTCTAACGTTTCCAGACGGAGGTTCCCGGCTCGAACTAATGCAGATGACCGGTATCCCAGACTCCCAAAACGATCCCTTTGCTCAGTTTTCGGGGCTAATCCATTTTGCCATTTCGGTTGGCAGCGAAACCACAGTCGATCATCTGACCCAACAACTGCGTGCCGATGGCTATACCATCGTGGGCGAACCACGGAGAACGGGTGATGGCTATTACGAAAGTGTAGTGCTCGACCCAGAGCTAAACAGAATCGAAATAACCAGCTAGGGAATCAGAACCGACGAATAGAATCCTTTAGCTATTTTTTTGTCTTTCAGAACCATTTCGTCGGGCTTCCCTTCTCTGGTTTTCACCCGATGCATCAGAATTTCCAGCAGAATATCGGTCATGTATTCGCGTTTATTGAATACAATGTCATGGCGGTTTTCGGGCAAAAGAAATTGTTTTACACGAGCATTGATCAAATGGTGCTGAGCAAATGACACATTGGTTGGATAGACCAGTTCGTCGCGCTGACCGTGCAACATAGTAATGTTAGCCTTGATTTTGGGCCAATCAGGCAAAATAGCTTCCAAAGCTTTACGGTGTGCCAGTTTTTCGTCGTTTGCCAGGCGAAGCAGTGGCGGTATTCCCCACCGCAACAGGGGCGTATCGACCCAGTGACTAATGGGATATGTTCGTTCCAGACCAGGCCCTAATGCCGACGACACAAACACGACATGATTGACGGCATCTGGATTGTTCATAGCCAACCGAGCCGATACAGAGCCGCCATATGAGGAGCCAACAACCATCAGATAGGGGGCATCTTTATAGCGGTCGATCAAAGGTTGCAAGAGCTTAGCTTGTTTTACAATAGATGTTTCAACCCGCCCAAAATCGGAATAACCATAGCCCGGTCGGTCTACAGCCACCAATTGGGCCCGGTTCAGCAGGCTGGTATCTTTAAAGAATTCATTAAAAAACGAAAGTGAACTAGGTGCTCCGTGCACAAACAACACAACAGGCAATGCCGAATCGCCGGGCAGAGCCGGTGTTTCCATAAAGCGGATTGTACGCATGGACTCATGCCCCAGCTTTACCTGGTAATAGTGTACTTTAGGCTGTATTCGTTGGCCGCGAAACTCTGCGATCAATTCCTCATCCGTCTGTCTAAAATCAATAAACCAGGCAACAACTAATGTACCAGAAGCCAAAACCAGAATTGTAAGCAAACTCCAGCGAAGAACAAGCAAAAACCGTTTCATATGCAGTGTCGTGTGATTGTATAACTGCAAATCGGCGGCCAAAGGTTTACGAAGCGCCCGAAAGCTTTCTAAACGGCAAACATTATTAAGATTGAACTGCCTTGTTTGGCAGAAAAAACAGCAAAACGTTATGAAAGAGAAAGCCGACGTTCCTGCTCAACTTAGCGAAATTGATCTGGATCAACCTGCTTCGGATACCCCTGGCGATTCGGCAACACTTCAGGAAACCCGTATTGCTCTTGGTGAGAAAGGCGCGCCAAAAAAGACAACAGAAGAAACGAATACGGCCCAAAAATAGGGAGCCGTGTCATGCGCCTGCGGGACATTTATTTCACTTCATTTTCTACCGCCAGAAAATGGGTTAACTCACCATTATTATCGTAGAGGGGGTCGATTTGTAGCCGACACAGATAAGATTCTCCGCCCTTGCGGTAATTTAATAGATCGGCTTTTACCGGATTAGCCCGCCGAAGCGACTCCCGAACGCGTAATAATGTTGCGGGATCGGTATCTGGTCCCTGTAGCATCCGTGGCGTTTGTCCGATGGCTTCTTTATGCGAATAGCCCGTCATAGTCAGAAAATTCCGACTGGTCCATAAAATAGTTTTCGACAGATCGGTCAGTATCAGCGTTGAGCCAGCCAGCAATTTCTTCACATAGGCATTACGCTGCCGCCGGGACATATTCCAGTCAAAAATCTCGCCTAGTTGTCGAAACAGGTCTGCCTCTTTACGGCTGGCTCGTTGCTGCGCCTGAGCCAACATAAAGATCTCAAAACAGGCAACAGGATATGATCGATTTCCTTCCTGCCGAGACCGACTATAGACCTTGTTCACGAGTTCTGCATAGGATTCGGATGTAAGCATAACATCGGAGAGGAAAGGGTTTTCATAGGAAAGATAGCAGGTAGCACTAGCAAAACCTAATTAAAGTAGCGTCAATAGGGCAGAGGTAAAGTCCATCGAAAAAAAAATTTCAATAGGAATAGGCTGATAGCCAATGGCTCTACCCTCTAACCAGTCAAAAGACATTATTTTTTTTACATCTCCTCTTGCGTGTAACACAGAAAGCGCCTACTTTTGTGCCACGATTTAGGAAAACGACTGGCAACAGTCTCCAAGATCAGAAATGGTTCGGTAGTTCAGTTGGTTAGAATACCTGCCTGTCACGCAGGGGGTCGCGGGTTCGAGCCCCGTCCGGACCGCCAACAAAAAAAGCACTTATCAGTAATGGTAAGTGCTTTTTTTTGTTATTAGGTACACCATTGTAAGGGGGATCAAGGACAAATTTTACGCGTTCCCCAATCCTATTAATGGTAGTATCTATCTCCACAACAGGGTCCAGTATAGGCAACATTATTATATCGGCTTAACCGTTTTACCGATGAGCCATGCCAGCGTAGCGAAAAGCCTATTATTATTGCATAGTCCGACCGACATTGCACAAACAATTCATCTATAAAAAATGAACAGTCCAATTCTCATCTTTCTTACGGGCGTTTCACTAACGCTCACCGCCTGTGGTCAGAGTACATCCAGTAACTCGGCCTCCGTGGAAACAAAAGACCCTAATTCGAACTACAAACCAGCCTTTGCAGGACAAACCAGAGTAGCCGCTGTCAAAACATCGACCAACTACGAAGGCAAGGTTCTGACAGAAACGCTGAAAAGTCCGTGGGGTATTACGAGCCTGCCCGACGGTCGGTTACTTATTACCGAAAAAGAAGGAACCATGCGTATTGCAACCCCAGCCGGAAAGGTTAGCGATCCCATTACCGGAATTCCTAAAGTAAATCCGTCGGGGCAGGGAGGGCTGTTAGGTATTCGCGTCGATCCGGCGTTCGAAACAAACCGGATGGTATACTGGGTGTTTTCGGAGCCAGGTTCGACGGGTAATGTTACCGCTGTTGCGAAAGGGAAGTTATCGGCCGACGAAAAAAAGATTGAAGGCGCTACGGTCATTTACCGGGCAACACCAGCCTATAATGGCAATCTGCATTATGGCGGCCGTATTCTGATTGATAAAGGTGGAAATCTGATCATCAGCACCGGCGAACGGTCAGACAAAGTGACCCGCCCGCAAGCGCAATCGCTCAATTCTGGACTTGGAAAGGTGATTCGGATCACTAAAGATGGGCAACCTGCTCCGGGCAATCCGTTTGCCAGCCAGGCAGGCACTCGCCCCGAGTTGTATTCATACGGACATCGGAATGTGCAGAGCCTGGCCTTCGATCCGGTATCGGGCGATTTGTGGGAAGGTGAGTTTGGGCCCAGAGGTGGCGACGAGATCAACCACATCGAACCCGGTAAAAATTATGGCTGGCCAACCATTACGTATGGCATTGAATACAGTGGCGAAAAAGTGGGGGAAGGCATTCAGCAAAAAGCCGGTCTTGAACAACCGGTTTATTATTGGGACCCATCGGTTTCGCCCAGCGGTATGACCTTCTATAGCAGCAATCGAATTCCTGAATGGAAGAACAATCTCTTTGTTGGCACGCTGAGTGGAATGCACATTGCTCGGCTTGTGATCAAAGACAACAAAGTGGTGGGCGAAGAGCGCCTGTTAGGCAACGAATACCAACGCTTTCGGGATATAACTCAGGGCAACGACGGTGCCTTGTATGCCATTACCGATCAGGGTAGACTTTATCGAATCGATAAGAAATAATACTTCAGCCAGAGCCTGCTAACGAGCAGGCTCTGGCATTTTTATGGAATAGGTGCTAAACTCTGGCTTATTTTTTCAGGGTATTATAGCCTACAGAACCCTTTAGGCTTGTCTCCAGTAGTTTGTTTTGCAGGTAGCTTACTCTTAACCATTATCGGCCCTGTGGCTCTTCATTAGCTGTAGCATCAACGCTGCCCCTAAGCCAACAAAAGCTCCCAGTGCGCCCCAGCCAATATCGGCCCACGTAAAATGGCGTTTCGGCAGCAAAAGCTGACCAATTTCCGCAATAAATACAACGCCAATCAGAATCAGCCACCAGATAATCCACCAATAGGGCGACTGTTGGCGACTTGCTATAATGGACCCGGCAAAAGCTCCTAAAAACAAAAACGGCACCGCTGTTCGCAAATCATCATTGGCATGACTGTCGGTCCAGCGGGCAACCCAGTGTGGCACAAACCATACTAAATTCAGTCGCGGGTCGGGTACCCAGCTCAAATAAAACACCAAAGCAATACCAAGCAAAAGTAGTATATACGTCAGACGCATTCGGACAGAGGTAGGATTGTATTGCAAACAAAACCAGATCAACTCCGCTAACGGCGGTCGGCCTAATCGGAGTTAAACCAAACAGTGCTTATCGCTTCAATCATGAATCGACTACTGATGCCTGGCAAAGATAGCAACTTGTGATGTTACCTTTCTTACACAGTGCATTATCTATGATTAATCAAATGCCCCTAAAAAAAACTCATAAAACTGTTACTCCTTCAGGAACGTTTATAAGAAACTGGTTGCACTATGTAAAAGGATACTTTGTCCAATCTATTTTCACTACACTAGCTTGAAGAGTATATTTAGGCTATCAATCAATGACTAGCCAATGACTGGCAAAACAGCATCCTCTACTGATGAAAGTAAAGCGCTCAGCGAGCGTTTAGATGTAAATTTTGCGCTGAAAGCGGCCCGCCTGGGCGTATGGGAACTTGATCCGATTACACGCCAGTTTACCTTCGACGACCGGTGCCGGGAACTCTTTGGACTCACAACCGGCGATCTGCTATCCTATGAGCAGGTACTGCGTTATATTCATCCAGACGATGTTGCTCGGGTCGATGACGCCATCGGCTGGGCAATGAACCGCGGCTCTACTGGCACTTATGATGTTACCCATCGCACCATTGGGGCTCACGATGGGCTATTCCGCTGGGTTCGATTTATTGGCCGCAGCTACTTCAACGACCAGGGAGACGTTTACCGTTTTGCGGGTGTGGCTCAGGATGTTACCAAAGATATACAGAATCAGAAACTGGAAGCCAGTGAGCAACGCTTTAGAAGTCTGATTGAAGAAGCTCCTGTAGCCACCTGTTTATTTGTTGGCCGCAATATGGTTATTGAAGTAGCCAATGAAGCCATGATGAAATTTTGGGGGAAAGGCGACAGCGTACTGAACAGGCCCCTGACCGAAGCCATTCCGGAGCTGGTTGGGCAACCTTTTCTGGATATTCTGGATAACGTTTTCACGACCGGACAGACTTACCATGCTTCGGCGTCTAAAGCCAATCTCGTTGTCGACGGCAAACCCGGAACCTATTATTTCGATTTCACCTATAAACCGCTGCTCAATGCCGCCGGTGATGTTTATGCCATTATGGATATGGCCGTCGATGTTACGGAACAGGTTATTGCCCGCCAGAAACTGGAAGAAAGCGAATTGTTTTCCCGTAGCATCATCGATAATTCACCCGTTGCCAAAATTGTCTTCGTTGGCGACGATATGGTGATCGAACGAGTTAATCAGAATATGCTTAAAATGCTGGGGCGAGATACGTCGATAGCCGGTATGCGGTTTGTTGAAGCCTTACCCGAACTAACACAGACTCCGCTTTTGGAACGGATGAAACACGTATTGGCCACGGGCGAAATGTATGTCCAGTCCGAAGAAAAAATTGAGCTGATCAAATATGGCCAACTGTATACGGGCTACTACAACTATGTATACAATGCTTTGCGCAACACATCGGGCGAAATTTATGGCATGATGGTTACGGCTACTGAAATAACGGAACAGGTGCTGGCCCGGCAAAAGGTAGAAGAAGCCGAAGAGTCGCTGCGGAGAGCCGTTGAGCTGGCAGAACTGGCTCCCTGGGAAATTGATCTGACCAGCAATCGGGTTACGTATAGCGATCGGATGAAGGAATGGATTGGCCTGTCAGACAATGAACAGCCTTTACAGCAAATTACTGACCATATTCCAGAAAATGATCGGGAACGTATCCGGTTAGCGCTCGAAAAAGCGATGCGCCCCGAAACCGATGGGCTCTACAATGAAGTACATACTATTGAAAATGCGCGAACAGGCCAATGCCGAATCATTCATGCACAGGCTAAAACCTACTTCGACAAGTTGGGAAAAGCCTATAAAATGATTGGTACGGCACAGGATATCACCGTTCAGAAAAGTTTGCAGTTAGCGCTGGAGCAGCAGGTTCAGGAACGAACCGAAGCCCTCGAAGCCTCTAATCAGGAGTTGGCCGAATTTAATAAACTACTTACCCGCTCGAACCAGAATCTCGAACAGTTTGCCTACATCGCCAGCCACGATTTGCAGGAACCATTGCGTAAGGTTCAGCAATTTGGCGATTTACTCCAGGCGCATTATATGGCCCAATTGGGCGAAGGAGCCGATTATATCCTGCGTATGCAGCAGGCCGCCTACCGGATGTCGACATTGATAAAAGACCTGCTGGCGTTTTCCCGGATTTCAACCCGAAAAGAAACCATTACGCTGGTATCGCTGACAGACATTGTCAGTACGGTGTTGCTCGATCTGGATCTGCGGATTCAGGAAACCAATGCCACCATTCGTGTCGATTCTTTACCGACTGTGCAGGGCGACCGATCGCAGTTGGGGCAGTTGTTTCAGAATCTGCTGAGCAATGCCCTGAAATTTCGTCGGCCCGACGTTGAACCCGTCATTCGAATTAGGGCTCAACAAGTTGCGGCTGCTGATTTACCTCCATCGGTAACTCCAACCCGAATGGCTGCCTCCTACTACCGGATCGATGTTATCGACAATGGCATCGGATTCGACGAAAAATACCTTGACCGTATTTTCCAGGTTTTTCAGCGACTACACGGCAAAAACCAATATGCAGGAACCGGCATAGGGTTGGCCATTTGCGAAAAAGTTGTCGATAATCATGGGGGAGCCATCACAGCAACCAGCCACCCCAACAAAGGGGCAACGTTCAGTGTTTTCCTGCCAATCTGATACCGCTATAT harbors:
- a CDS encoding MOSC N-terminal beta barrel domain-containing protein, with the protein product MITISELHIYPIKSLGGISVTEAVVEAKGLRFDRRFMLVSPDGQFITQRANQQMALIDVAIEGTQLRVWHRNQPDNVLELPLLPADRPHDQETMQVSIWDSHNVPAVTVGEHADQWFSNALGQLCRLVFMPESTHRTVDPRYARQHDAVSFADGYPYLLIGESSLDELNRRLPSSHEHPAQPLSMIRFRPNIVVKGSDPYDEDTWAHFRINDIDFYGVKPCARCVLTTIDPATGHKGKEPLRTLATYRHWNNKILFGQNVLAEAMTAGTLGALRIGQTVEILHRQEPWLAPPVSVF
- a CDS encoding VOC family protein, which encodes MKIDHIALWVRDLEQLRQFYETYFNAVANAKYINDKTGFSSYFLTFPDGGSRLELMQMTGIPDSQNDPFAQFSGLIHFAISVGSETTVDHLTQQLRADGYTIVGEPRRTGDGYYESVVLDPELNRIEITS
- a CDS encoding alpha/beta hydrolase, whose translation is MKRFLLVLRWSLLTILVLASGTLVVAWFIDFRQTDEELIAEFRGQRIQPKVHYYQVKLGHESMRTIRFMETPALPGDSALPVVLFVHGAPSSLSFFNEFFKDTSLLNRAQLVAVDRPGYGYSDFGRVETSIVKQAKLLQPLIDRYKDAPYLMVVGSSYGGSVSARLAMNNPDAVNHVVFVSSALGPGLERTYPISHWVDTPLLRWGIPPLLRLANDEKLAHRKALEAILPDWPKIKANITMLHGQRDELVYPTNVSFAQHHLINARVKQFLLPENRHDIVFNKREYMTDILLEILMHRVKTREGKPDEMVLKDKKIAKGFYSSVLIP
- a CDS encoding PAS domain-containing protein, which encodes MLTSESYAELVNKVYSRSRQEGNRSYPVACFEIFMLAQAQQRASRKEADLFRQLGEIFDWNMSRRQRNAYVKKLLAGSTLILTDLSKTILWTSRNFLTMTGYSHKEAIGQTPRMLQGPDTDPATLLRVRESLRRANPVKADLLNYRKGGESYLCRLQIDPLYDNNGELTHFLAVENEVK
- a CDS encoding PQQ-dependent sugar dehydrogenase, whose amino-acid sequence is MNSPILIFLTGVSLTLTACGQSTSSNSASVETKDPNSNYKPAFAGQTRVAAVKTSTNYEGKVLTETLKSPWGITSLPDGRLLITEKEGTMRIATPAGKVSDPITGIPKVNPSGQGGLLGIRVDPAFETNRMVYWVFSEPGSTGNVTAVAKGKLSADEKKIEGATVIYRATPAYNGNLHYGGRILIDKGGNLIISTGERSDKVTRPQAQSLNSGLGKVIRITKDGQPAPGNPFASQAGTRPELYSYGHRNVQSLAFDPVSGDLWEGEFGPRGGDEINHIEPGKNYGWPTITYGIEYSGEKVGEGIQQKAGLEQPVYYWDPSVSPSGMTFYSSNRIPEWKNNLFVGTLSGMHIARLVIKDNKVVGEERLLGNEYQRFRDITQGNDGALYAITDQGRLYRIDKK